Genomic DNA from Halorussus rarus:
GGCGCCGACAGTCGACGACCTCCGGAACGACATCCGAACAGCTGTAGGACGATACGAGCGCATCGAGTCGACCGCCTTCACCAAGGAGGCGCTCGCGGCGATCTGCACCGCGGTGAACTACGACATCGACGCGGACCGGCTTCCCCCGAAGCCGCAGATGCGGGCGGGAATCCTCTGGAAGATCGGCGTGCTGGACGACGACGACCCGGAGAACGCCGAGCGGCCCTTCCGGAAGGCGGAACTCGAATCGGTCGCCGAGGCTGTTCGGGACGAGGACTGACTTTATCGGGGGACGATCGCTAAGACGGCTCGGCCGCGGGAACTGTCCTCGAAAACACCGTGACGTCTACTTCGAAAGCCCCCGCGCGGCCCCTTTTAGTCCCACCGGCGGCGGTTTGGTTGGACGAGTGGAGGGTAGACCGTCCAGTGGAGCGCCCGCAGGTCAACTGGTCCGGCGCCGTCCCGAAATCCACCGTGACACACTGTTGCGGCAGTTCGTCCGTGTTACCGCGCCAAAGAAGGAAAACACCCCATTCCGCGACCGGACTGACTCCGACGGTCAGTCGTCCGCGACCGCCGGGTCGGCCGCCTCGTCGGCGACCAGCAGGCGGTCGAGCGCGTCCACCATCGCGGTGACGCTCGCCCGGGTGATGTCGCCGTCGCTCGACGCGACGGTCACCGTCCGGTCGCCCCGGCGCATCTCGACCTCGACCGTGACCACCGCGTCGGTGCCGCCGGTGATGGCGTCGACGTGGTACGATTCGAGGTTGGCGTCGGCCGCCACCGCCGTCGAGTCGCCCGACCCGCCGACCGCCTCCCGGACCGCGGTCACCGCGGCGTCGACCGGGCCGTCGCCGGTGCCGCTGGCCACGCGCTCCTCGCCGTCGACCGCGAGCCGGACGCTCGCCGTCGGGATGCGCCCGCCGCTGGTCGCGGCCAGTTCCAGGAGTTCGATGCGGCGGTCGCGCTCGCGGCCCTGGACGTCCTCGGCGATGGCGAGCAGGTCGGCGTCGGTCACCCGCTTGTTGCGCTCGGCGAGGTCCTGGACGCGAGCGACCACCTCCTGGAGTTCGTCGTCGTCCACTTCGACGCCGTGCTCGGCGAGCGCGGCCTTCGCGCCCGCCCGGCCGGTGTGCTTGCCGAGCACGAGCCGTCGCTCCCGGCCGACCGTCTCGGGCGGGTAGGGCTCGTACATCTGCTCGTCCTTGAGCGTGCCGTCGGTGTGGATGCCCGACTCGTGGGCGAAGGCGTTCTCGCCGACGACCGCCTTGTTCGGCGCGAGCGGGACGTCGGTCGCGTCGGCCACCGTCCGCGCGAGGTCGTAGAGCTCGGTCAGCTCGACCGTCTCCACGTCGTAGCGGTGGGCGAGCGCGATGGCGACCTCCTCGAGGGCCACGTTGCCCGCGCGCTCGCCGACGCCGTTGACCGTGGCGTGGACCAGGTCCGCGCCCGCGGCGACGCTGGCGAGGGCGTTGGTCACCGCGAGCCCGAGGTCGTCGTGGGTGTGGGTGCTGGTCGGCCCGAGGTCGGTGAGCCGCGAGACAGCCTCGTAGGCGTGCTCGGGGCCGGTGTGGCCGACCGTGTCGGCGAAGCAGAACCGGTCGGCGCCCGCCTCGTGGGTGGCCTCGGCGAGCCGTTCGAGGAAGTCGAGGTCGGCCCGCGAGCCGTCCTCGCCGATGACCTCGACCCAGAGGCCGTGGTCGCGGGCGTGCTCGACGAGGTCGGCGGTCGTCTCGACCACCTCGTCGCGGGTCGTGCCGACCTTCCCCTCGACGTGGCGGTCGCTCGCCGGGACGACGAGGTGGACGCCGTCGACGCCGCAGTCGACCGCGAGGTCGACGTCGGCCTCGACCCCGCGGGCGAAGCTGGTGACCGTCGCGTCGAGGTCGAGGTCGGCGACCCGCCGGATGGTCGCGCGCTCGCCGTCGCCGGTGCAGGCGCTGCCGGCCTCGACGACGTCGACGCCCGCCCGGTCGAGCGCCCGGGCTATCTCGGCCTTCTCGTCGGGGGTCAGCGAGACGCCCGGCGCCTGCTCGCCGTCGCGCAGCGTGGTGTCTAGGAGCTCCACGTCCCGGTCCGAGAACCGACTGTCGCGTTCGTCGTGCTGTACGTCACCGTTCGATGGGGATGTGTTATCGGGGAAGCCCCCGAATAAATCGTTCACTGGCCATGCTTGACCACGACTGTCGTTCCCGGCGGGGGTAGTTAAGCGAGTCTCTGTGACAGACGGGTCTGTCGGACCGGGCTACTCCACCCTGACCGCGTCGCCGACCGCCACGCCGTCGGCGCTTCCGGCCGGCAGTTCGATGAGTCGGTCGGCCTCCGCTTCGGCCAGCCCGGTCCAGGCCGAGAGCTGTTCGGTCCGGACGACCTCGTCGTCCACTATCCAGAGCACGTCCAGCGGGAAGGGAACGAACACCATGTGGACGTCCCGGACCGCCGCGCCGTCGAACCGGAACACAAGCGCGTAGTCGTCGGGGATCGACCGCCGGAACATCAGCCCGCGGGCCCGCGAGAGGAAGGAGTCGGCGGTGTCGACCTCGGTCGCCAGCGTCCGTTCGGACCGCCCGTCGTCGTGTACCACTCGCACGACCCGAGGTGTTCGCGGGGGTGACAAAAGCGTTTCCGTCGCCGTGCTCCCCGACGCTCACCGCCGACCGCGGAACGCTCCGGGAGGGTCGCAACCGTCCGTTCTTCGGTCCCGGTAACGAGACGAATCCCCGCGGTTCAAGCCGTGAGAATCCTACTTTCTTCGGCCTGTAATCGGACCGTTCCGCACCCGATAACGGTGACGTACCCGACGGTTGCAGCAGCTTCGTGAGTGCTTGAACCGCGAGTCGTGGTACCGTCTCGAACTGTAACAAACTGTTTACTCGGTAGTGAGTAAACTTTTTAAAATTCCCCGCTCTACATTGAGTCGATGATGAAGTCCCCCACCACTTCCCCCACTCGAACGGAGCGACGACCATGATGTGGCAGGACCTGGTCTTCCTCGCGGGCAGCGTCTTCTCGCTGGTCGTGCTCGTCCCGACCCTCCGGGACTCGATGGCCAACGTCCCGCTCGGCACCGCACTCCCCTCGGCGACCATCGGCTTCGTCTACGGCACGGCGTTCCTGACCCTCGGGATGACGATGTCCGCGCTCGGCTCGGTGCTCACGGGCGTCATGTGGAGTCTCATCGCCGCGGTTCGCTCGCCCCACCCGTACAATCCGACGATGGAGTCCGACGCCGCGGCCTCCTCCAGCGACTCGTCGTCGAACTCGACGACGAGCGCAGCTCCGCACGCCGACTGACGAGGCCTCGCCGCTTCTCCGCCGAACCGCCCGCCGAGTGACGACGCTCCTTCGCGAACCCCTGCGCCGGCGGCGCCGCGGGAGTCCGACCGTTTTTATCCCGGGCCGCCCGATGCAGTGACTGAGCATGAAGGAGACGCCCTCCGGGACCCCCGTCGGCGTGGACGACCCCTACGACCACGCCGGGGTCTGCGATCACCTCACCAACGAGGGCAAGTGCCGGTACGCCTTCGAGCACCCCCGACAGGACCCCGAGTTCGCCCGCGAGCGCCGCGAGGACGACCTGCGGTGTCCGGCGGCCGACCCCGATGGCGACTGGGACTGGGAGTCCTGCCCCCACTACCGGTGCCGGAACCGGGACCGCGAGTGCATCCGCTGCGGGCTCGAAGAGCGCCGGATGGCCCACTCCGACGAGCGCCCGCTGCTGGAGGAGCATCACCTCTCGTACGCGGGCGAGGGCGAGACCCTCGGCCACGAGATCACGGTGTACCTCTGCCGGTGGTGCCACGCCAGGGTCCACAAGTCGTGGGCCCGCATCGACGACGACGTCAACCCCGACCCGGAGGCCATCGCCGAGAAGGAGGGCCGCCGGTCGCGCGAGCAGGAGGAACTGTCGTTCGAGTCGGCGGCCGAGCGGTACGACGTCGACGAAGACGGTGGGAGCGAATAGCAGTACTTCGTCACGCGGCTTGTTCACTCAGCGCAGTCGGTGAGACCATCGGTATGTAAAGAGCGTTATGCTCGTGGTTTGGTGGTACGGACACCAGTCCTTTACTGATAGCGAGTCACGATTCGAACAATGGCTACCGAAGCCACATTTACGGTTCCGTCCGACCAGTTCCCCCTCGGTACTGTGTTTGAACAACTGCCGGGAGCGATAGTCGAACTGGAGCGGATCATCCCGGCCCAAGACGTTGTGATTCCCTATTTTTGGGTGCGCGGGACCGACGTTGACGAGATTGAGGACGCTTTTTTCGACCATCCGGGCGTCGAGGACATCCGACCCGTCGATTCCGTCGAAGACGAGTATCTGTTGCGCGTCGAGTGGACGCTGGAGTACGACGGTGTACTGAGCACGCTGATAGAAACGGGGGTTCCCCTTATTGAAGCGGTCGGCACGAGCGAGCAATGGACGTTCGATATTCGGGGTGACGACCGACGAGATATCGCGGCATTTCAAGACCGCTGTCGAGAGCTAAACATCCCGATTACGCTCACCAAATTGCACGCGCTCACGCCCATCGAGTCGGAGGCCGAGAGCGCACTCACCGACACCCAACAGGAGGCGCTGGTACTCGCGTACGAACAAGGATACTTCAACACGCCCCGCGACGTGTCGATGGCCGACCTCGGCAATGAACTCGGCATCTCACAGCAGGCGGTCTCCGAGCGACTCCGACGCGGGATTAGTTCAATCCTCGGCGGTACGCTGGCCGAACTCCGTCCATCGGCCTGAAGACTGCTTAAAAGGTACTTGTAATCACAAGGACAGCGGTGAACCGCGTAGGTTGTTTACAGAAGTGTATGGATGGGGCACCTGAGCTCGACACGGTTCTCAACGTCTGTGAACACAAGCATTGTCGCATCGTCCTCGCGGCACTCGCAAATCAACAGTCGATTTCGATAAACGACCTTACAAACGCAATCATCAAACACAATCATCATACGTCACCGACAGAGACTGCTGACGAGACAGTCACAGCGATTCAGACCGGCCTGCATCCGTCCATCTTCCGAAGTTAGCCGATGCCGGGTTCATCCAATACGACCTTGAGCGGCAAGTGCTGGAGTCAACAGTCCAGTTCGACCAAGAAGAGTCCCACCTTTCGGCAATCCTCGCTGTCGATTCTGAGCTTCCAACCACATGAAGGACGCGAACCAGCATACTATGACGACCAATGACCCCACACCCGTCGATGGCACGCCCGTGACCGAACAGAAAAGAG
This window encodes:
- a CDS encoding 2-isopropylmalate synthase; its protein translation is MELLDTTLRDGEQAPGVSLTPDEKAEIARALDRAGVDVVEAGSACTGDGERATIRRVADLDLDATVTSFARGVEADVDLAVDCGVDGVHLVVPASDRHVEGKVGTTRDEVVETTADLVEHARDHGLWVEVIGEDGSRADLDFLERLAEATHEAGADRFCFADTVGHTGPEHAYEAVSRLTDLGPTSTHTHDDLGLAVTNALASVAAGADLVHATVNGVGERAGNVALEEVAIALAHRYDVETVELTELYDLARTVADATDVPLAPNKAVVGENAFAHESGIHTDGTLKDEQMYEPYPPETVGRERRLVLGKHTGRAGAKAALAEHGVEVDDDELQEVVARVQDLAERNKRVTDADLLAIAEDVQGRERDRRIELLELAATSGGRIPTASVRLAVDGEERVASGTGDGPVDAAVTAVREAVGGSGDSTAVAADANLESYHVDAITGGTDAVVTVEVEMRRGDRTVTVASSDGDITRASVTAMVDALDRLLVADEAADPAVADD
- a CDS encoding DUF192 domain-containing protein, coding for MRVVHDDGRSERTLATEVDTADSFLSRARGLMFRRSIPDDYALVFRFDGAAVRDVHMVFVPFPLDVLWIVDDEVVRTEQLSAWTGLAEAEADRLIELPAGSADGVAVGDAVRVE
- a CDS encoding DUF7097 family protein, with translation MKETPSGTPVGVDDPYDHAGVCDHLTNEGKCRYAFEHPRQDPEFARERREDDLRCPAADPDGDWDWESCPHYRCRNRDRECIRCGLEERRMAHSDERPLLEEHHLSYAGEGETLGHEITVYLCRWCHARVHKSWARIDDDVNPDPEAIAEKEGRRSREQEELSFESAAERYDVDEDGGSE
- a CDS encoding helix-turn-helix domain-containing protein, whose protein sequence is MATEATFTVPSDQFPLGTVFEQLPGAIVELERIIPAQDVVIPYFWVRGTDVDEIEDAFFDHPGVEDIRPVDSVEDEYLLRVEWTLEYDGVLSTLIETGVPLIEAVGTSEQWTFDIRGDDRRDIAAFQDRCRELNIPITLTKLHALTPIESEAESALTDTQQEALVLAYEQGYFNTPRDVSMADLGNELGISQQAVSERLRRGISSILGGTLAELRPSA